From the Cohaesibacter sp. ES.047 genome, one window contains:
- the map gene encoding type I methionyl aminopeptidase: MQNAKDLHATMIITNNDQLEGFKDCGKAVAMAIEEMGKALEPGMTIKELDDLGRKILEREGARSAPEQVYDFPGATCISVEPVIAHGWADTRVIKAGDLVNIDVSASKGGFFTDAGATFILPPVTPEKAQLVEAAQKARDRAVSKIRDGAAMQVIPNAFAEIALEGGYTVIENLLGCHGVGETLHDKPEVLAIPDRRDKRKLVEGMVLAIEPFLSTGAEFALDGDKEWELFTPGCLTAQFEHTVIVSKKGPIVVTL, translated from the coding sequence ATGCAAAACGCCAAGGATCTTCACGCCACTATGATCATCACCAACAACGACCAACTCGAAGGTTTCAAGGACTGCGGCAAGGCGGTCGCCATGGCAATCGAGGAAATGGGCAAGGCACTCGAACCGGGTATGACAATCAAGGAACTTGATGATCTGGGCCGAAAGATCCTTGAAAGAGAAGGGGCGCGGTCTGCGCCCGAGCAGGTCTATGACTTTCCCGGTGCGACCTGCATCTCTGTCGAACCGGTTATTGCACATGGCTGGGCGGATACGCGGGTCATCAAGGCCGGCGATCTTGTGAATATCGACGTCTCCGCCAGCAAGGGCGGGTTCTTCACCGATGCGGGAGCAACCTTCATCCTGCCTCCTGTCACGCCTGAAAAGGCGCAATTGGTCGAGGCCGCCCAAAAGGCCCGGGATCGTGCCGTCAGCAAGATCCGAGATGGCGCCGCCATGCAGGTGATCCCCAACGCCTTTGCCGAGATCGCGCTGGAAGGCGGCTATACGGTCATCGAGAATCTGCTCGGCTGTCACGGTGTGGGTGAAACCCTTCATGACAAGCCCGAAGTGCTCGCCATTCCGGACCGGCGCGACAAGCGCAAGCTGGTCGAGGGCATGGTGCTTGCCATCGAGCCGTTTCTGTCGACCGGTGCCGAATTCGCGCTTGATGGCGACAAGGAGTGGGAGCTCTTTACGCCCGGCTGCCTCACCGCTCAATTCGAGCATACGGTGATTGTCAGCAAGAAAGGACCAATTGTCGTCACGCTCTGA
- a CDS encoding BA14K family protein: protein MKRQIAAAFMAACIGMVAVPVSAEPLPPFKHFKKERHYNDKRNFKRHWGRNDHRRPRMAPRNHRRHHRDDDDNGAALAAGAIFGAIAGTILSDMNKRQAPPPEYGGYCNYDACANRYRSFRGSDCTFQPYNGPRRYCRM, encoded by the coding sequence ATGAAAAGGCAAATTGCTGCAGCATTCATGGCTGCCTGTATTGGCATGGTTGCCGTTCCTGTATCGGCTGAACCGCTTCCGCCATTCAAGCACTTCAAGAAAGAACGACATTACAACGACAAGCGAAACTTCAAGCGGCACTGGGGACGTAATGATCACAGACGCCCCAGAATGGCGCCTCGCAATCACAGGCGCCATCATCGCGACGACGACGACAATGGTGCGGCGCTCGCAGCAGGGGCCATCTTCGGGGCGATCGCCGGGACGATCCTGTCCGACATGAACAAGCGCCAGGCGCCGCCGCCAGAGTATGGCGGGTACTGCAACTATGATGCGTGCGCCAATCGATATCGCAGCTTCCGGGGTTCGGATTGCACCTTCCAGCCCTACAATGGCCCGCGACGCTATTGTCGCATGTAG
- a CDS encoding choice-of-anchor I family protein — MLKSFSKALLLTSCLALPFASEAAALTIEPISTYSVGVFDEGAAEIVSYDKAGKMLYVVNGLDKSIDMLDISNPAEIKKAGAIDVTKHGKGANSVSVHGEYVAIAVEAEDKQADGKLVLYKTDGTLVGEATVGALPDCVVFAPNGDFVIVANEGEPSDDFKTDPEGTVSIVSVPSLEVKTITFDALKAKDFGDDFHTAAPEGISFTQQIEPEYVAITPDSKTAFVSLQESNAIAVIDVDSAALKKVFTLGFQDYSKELVDLSDKDGKINRQNWPVLSFRMPDTIDAFTKDGVNYVVMANEGDSRDYDGYSEETRLGKAKLDPAAFPNAEELQKKENLGRLKITTSQGDRDGDGDFDVIYGYGGRSFSIFNEMGEMVFDSGTEIEAKIAELAPSAFNSQGANESFDNRSDDKGAEPEAIELGEVDGKLYAFVGLERQSGIMVYDITDPAKSSFVTYASNAKLEGESEKLTAGDIGPEGVKFIAGEDSPSGKPMLAVANEVSGTTTLWAIK, encoded by the coding sequence ATGCTAAAAAGTTTCTCCAAGGCGCTGCTTCTGACCAGCTGCCTCGCACTGCCCTTCGCCTCTGAAGCTGCAGCCCTTACCATCGAGCCGATCTCGACCTATTCCGTAGGCGTCTTCGACGAGGGGGCCGCTGAAATTGTCTCCTATGACAAGGCAGGCAAGATGCTCTATGTCGTCAATGGTCTCGACAAATCCATCGACATGCTGGATATCTCCAACCCGGCTGAGATCAAGAAGGCCGGTGCAATTGATGTCACCAAGCACGGCAAGGGCGCCAATTCCGTGTCGGTTCATGGTGAGTATGTTGCCATCGCAGTGGAAGCGGAAGACAAGCAGGCTGACGGCAAACTGGTCCTCTACAAAACCGACGGAACGCTCGTCGGTGAAGCCACCGTCGGCGCTCTACCCGATTGCGTTGTCTTTGCTCCCAATGGTGACTTTGTGATTGTTGCCAACGAAGGCGAGCCGTCCGACGATTTCAAGACCGATCCTGAAGGCACCGTTTCCATCGTGTCCGTCCCTTCGCTTGAGGTGAAGACGATCACGTTTGACGCGCTGAAAGCCAAAGATTTCGGCGATGACTTCCACACGGCTGCTCCTGAGGGTATCTCCTTCACCCAGCAGATCGAGCCGGAATATGTTGCGATCACGCCGGACAGCAAGACCGCTTTTGTGTCCCTGCAGGAAAGCAACGCGATTGCAGTGATTGACGTCGACAGTGCCGCCCTGAAAAAGGTCTTCACGCTCGGGTTTCAGGACTATTCCAAAGAGCTCGTCGATCTTTCCGATAAGGACGGCAAAATAAACCGCCAGAACTGGCCTGTTCTGTCTTTCCGCATGCCGGACACCATTGACGCCTTCACCAAGGATGGCGTGAATTATGTCGTCATGGCCAACGAAGGCGATAGCCGCGATTATGACGGCTATTCCGAAGAAACCCGACTTGGCAAGGCCAAACTCGACCCGGCGGCCTTCCCGAATGCCGAAGAGCTGCAGAAAAAGGAAAATCTTGGTCGTCTCAAAATCACCACCTCGCAAGGGGATCGTGATGGCGATGGCGATTTCGACGTCATCTATGGCTACGGCGGTCGGTCTTTCTCAATCTTCAACGAGATGGGCGAAATGGTCTTTGACAGCGGCACCGAAATCGAAGCCAAGATCGCCGAACTGGCGCCGAGCGCTTTCAACAGTCAGGGCGCAAACGAAAGCTTCGACAATCGCTCCGATGACAAGGGCGCTGAGCCCGAGGCCATCGAACTGGGTGAAGTGGATGGCAAGCTCTACGCCTTCGTCGGTCTTGAGCGTCAGAGCGGCATCATGGTCTATGACATCACCGATCCAGCCAAGTCCTCTTTCGTAACCTATGCCAGCAACGCCAAGCTTGAGGGTGAATCCGAAAAGCTGACCGCAGGCGACATCGGCCCGGAAGGCGTCAAGTTCATCGCTGGTGAAGACAGCCCAAGCGGCAAACCGATGCTGGCCGTCGCCAACGAAGTCTCCGGCACCACCACCCTGTGGGCGATCAAGTAG
- a CDS encoding glycosyltransferase family 25 protein: protein MWRQEDRRQAMSKRLSDLNIDYQILDAVDFKDLEPTIKRHFSLRMLRVLSLGEIACAMSHRLALQRIVDGGHPYGIVLEDDAILPDDFSDWIDSLSAYPDDMELVKLSGHYAPYQHAWKFGEHKQRDILFAPRCSSGTACYLVKAGAAKKLAANLSIIDEPIDRLLANQYRNRINLYEVCPFPVRLDECESTISDRLNKPLKKDFKLVIQKKIWRFQQSMGMRYMILRKLGLFAAINAKTKA, encoded by the coding sequence TTGTGGCGCCAAGAAGACCGTCGCCAAGCGATGTCAAAACGCCTGTCTGATCTCAATATCGATTATCAAATTCTCGACGCGGTGGATTTCAAGGATCTGGAGCCGACGATCAAACGGCATTTCTCTTTAAGGATGCTCCGGGTTCTCTCGCTGGGTGAAATTGCCTGCGCGATGAGCCATCGTCTTGCCCTTCAGCGCATCGTTGACGGCGGACACCCTTACGGGATCGTCCTAGAGGATGACGCGATCCTGCCCGATGACTTCAGCGACTGGATCGATAGCCTCTCGGCCTATCCAGACGACATGGAGCTGGTCAAGCTCAGCGGGCATTATGCGCCCTATCAACATGCCTGGAAGTTCGGCGAGCACAAGCAACGGGATATTCTGTTTGCGCCGCGCTGCTCGTCGGGAACAGCGTGCTATCTGGTCAAGGCGGGCGCAGCCAAAAAGCTGGCCGCCAATCTCTCGATCATCGATGAACCGATCGACCGCCTCCTCGCCAACCAGTATCGCAACCGCATCAATCTCTATGAGGTTTGCCCTTTCCCCGTACGGCTCGACGAATGCGAGTCGACCATATCGGACCGGCTCAACAAGCCGCTGAAGAAAGACTTCAAGCTCGTCATTCAGAAGAAAATCTGGCGGTTCCAGCAATCTATGGGGATGCGCTACATGATCTTACGCAAGCTTGGTCTGTTTGCCGCCATTAATGCCAAAACAAAAGCGTAA
- a CDS encoding class II glutamine amidotransferase gives MCRWIAYKGQPVFLEHYITTAEHSLIHQSLHAEQGKTETNGDGFGIGWYGSRPEPGIYREILPAWNDGNLKSLASQIQSRLFFAHVRASTGTETSRANCHPFALDQWMFMHNGQVGGYGALRRLLESMLDDDHYAHRTGTTDSELLFLLAMQEDLRSCPKKALAKVLRRVVNGMAEKGISTPLRFTSCLSDGERLIGFRCSSDHQAPSLFYRRYDNGDVILVSEPIDRQLECWQEVPQDHVVCFTGGKMVMSEMAIQVQ, from the coding sequence ATGTGCCGCTGGATCGCATACAAGGGGCAACCGGTTTTTCTGGAGCATTACATCACCACAGCCGAGCACTCGCTCATTCATCAAAGTCTTCATGCCGAACAGGGCAAGACCGAAACCAACGGCGACGGCTTTGGCATCGGATGGTACGGATCGCGGCCAGAGCCGGGCATTTACCGCGAGATTTTGCCCGCGTGGAATGATGGCAATCTCAAAAGCCTCGCCTCACAGATCCAGTCACGCCTGTTCTTCGCTCACGTCCGCGCCTCGACCGGAACAGAGACCAGCCGCGCCAATTGCCACCCCTTCGCACTTGATCAATGGATGTTCATGCACAATGGCCAGGTCGGTGGGTATGGCGCCTTGCGACGGCTGCTTGAGAGCATGCTCGATGATGACCACTATGCGCACCGGACCGGCACCACAGATTCCGAGCTGTTGTTCCTTTTGGCCATGCAGGAGGATCTTCGCTCCTGCCCCAAAAAGGCTCTTGCCAAGGTTCTCAGGCGGGTCGTTAACGGCATGGCGGAGAAAGGCATCTCCACCCCCTTGCGCTTCACCTCCTGCCTCTCCGATGGCGAACGTCTGATCGGGTTTCGCTGCTCAAGCGATCATCAGGCTCCGTCGCTGTTTTATCGCCGCTATGACAATGGCGACGTCATTCTGGTCTCCGAACCCATCGACAGGCAGCTTGAATGCTGGCAGGAAGTGCCGCAAGATCATGTGGTCTGCTTCACGGGCGGTAAAATGGTGATGAGCGAGATGGCGATACAGGTACAATGA
- a CDS encoding DUF1801 domain-containing protein, with amino-acid sequence MTQSLDKMSKDVEAAFAAFPDPARMALLTVRRWIHEIAGARSDVGAIHEEVKWGQPSFATRPKTGCPIRLGMPKDGRSAALYVPCQSKLIAQLREHYDASPPANWQFEGKRAIHFDPTKPLPETELRHAITLGLTYYSAKRD; translated from the coding sequence ATGACGCAGTCTCTTGACAAGATGAGCAAGGACGTTGAGGCCGCTTTTGCAGCGTTTCCCGATCCCGCACGGATGGCCTTGTTGACGGTTCGGCGTTGGATCCATGAAATTGCCGGGGCGCGAAGCGATGTCGGTGCGATCCATGAAGAAGTCAAATGGGGGCAACCCAGCTTTGCCACGCGCCCCAAGACCGGGTGCCCGATCCGGCTGGGGATGCCCAAAGATGGCAGAAGCGCTGCGCTTTATGTGCCCTGTCAAAGCAAGCTGATCGCACAATTGAGGGAGCATTATGATGCCTCCCCTCCGGCCAACTGGCAGTTCGAGGGCAAACGGGCCATCCATTTCGACCCGACCAAACCACTGCCAGAAACCGAATTGCGCCATGCGATCACGCTTGGCCTGACCTATTACAGCGCCAAGCGCGACTGA
- a CDS encoding DMT family transporter: protein MPLWIAITISAAFLQNIRSVLQKHLKGTLSTTGATFIRFAFGVPFALIYLFGYAWLTGAAIPSANGDFVFWVVIAALAQIGGQMLLVMLFSFRNFAVGTAYSRTEPAQAALFAFIVFAETISATAILAIVMAVLGVMLISVARTPFSWRSLVISTFSRTALIGLGSGAFFGIAAAGFRAASLSLEPDMASPDFILQAGFTLVAATGFQTLLMGCYMALKQPEQFGNIARAWKPSLATGFVGATASFGWFMAMTLQQSAIVKALAQIEMLFSFASSVFIFKESINRLEITGCLFIVCGVLILVLG, encoded by the coding sequence ATGCCTCTTTGGATCGCCATCACGATTTCTGCTGCGTTTTTGCAGAATATCCGCTCTGTGCTGCAAAAACACCTGAAGGGCACGCTCAGCACCACCGGAGCGACGTTCATTCGCTTCGCGTTTGGTGTTCCCTTCGCCCTTATCTATCTGTTTGGCTATGCCTGGCTGACGGGTGCGGCCATCCCTTCAGCAAACGGCGATTTCGTCTTCTGGGTGGTCATCGCGGCTTTGGCACAGATTGGCGGGCAGATGTTGCTGGTGATGCTGTTTTCCTTCCGCAACTTTGCGGTGGGCACGGCCTACAGCCGCACAGAACCGGCGCAGGCGGCTCTCTTTGCCTTCATCGTCTTTGCCGAAACCATCTCGGCAACGGCGATCCTTGCCATCGTGATGGCTGTGCTCGGGGTGATGCTCATATCGGTTGCCCGCACGCCCTTCTCATGGCGCAGCCTTGTCATTTCGACCTTTTCGCGCACCGCGCTCATCGGGCTCGGGTCCGGGGCCTTCTTCGGCATCGCTGCGGCCGGGTTTCGCGCCGCATCGCTGTCTCTCGAACCTGACATGGCCTCGCCAGACTTCATCCTGCAGGCCGGGTTCACGCTGGTTGCCGCGACGGGCTTTCAGACGCTTTTAATGGGATGTTACATGGCGCTCAAACAGCCAGAGCAGTTCGGCAATATCGCACGCGCATGGAAACCGTCGCTGGCGACCGGTTTTGTCGGTGCAACCGCATCCTTTGGCTGGTTCATGGCGATGACCTTGCAACAATCGGCGATCGTCAAGGCACTGGCCCAGATCGAAATGCTGTTCTCTTTTGCGTCCTCGGTCTTCATCTTCAAGGAAAGCATAAACCGGCTCGAGATCACCGGATGCCTGTTCATCGTCTGCGGCGTGCTCATTCTGGTTCTGGGATAG
- a CDS encoding MATE family efflux transporter → MDNDNEQFESMSVPKAILKNAIPTIVGMIVILIYNIADTFFVGQTNDPIQVAAVSLATPVFLLFMATGNLIGIGGTSVISRAFGEKRQAYAQQVSSFCFYASWIVGILFSLVFFVEMSTILSAIGVSEDTIGPTRQYLLYIAPSAPFVIISIAFGNIVRAEGKAKQAMIGMMLGTALNILLDPIFIIGLDMGVAGAAVATLIGNIVSAGYFLSMFSRGRFRLSIAFKDFRIKGVLWPVVAIGVPAALNNVMMSTSVIILNNVLTAYGDVAIAAMGIASKVMMIAVLLQIGLGAGIQPLLGYSFGAGNAQRFRSILNVSMVYALVMGSVLTLVTFLSSDLIISAFIEDKSVVDQGVRFVHILLFSGPIVGVMFVFINTLQAMGAARESLVLSISRQGFVFIPMLFVMNAWFGLDGVVFAQPTADLVSVIMAVFLVYPYLKKYLPHDKETASLELGEQPAQ, encoded by the coding sequence ATGGATAATGACAACGAACAATTCGAAAGCATGTCGGTCCCGAAAGCCATTCTGAAGAATGCCATTCCGACCATTGTTGGCATGATTGTCATCCTGATCTACAACATTGCCGACACCTTCTTCGTTGGCCAGACCAATGACCCGATACAGGTCGCCGCCGTTTCGTTGGCGACCCCGGTGTTCTTGCTTTTCATGGCAACCGGTAACCTCATCGGCATTGGGGGCACGTCGGTCATTTCTCGTGCCTTTGGTGAGAAACGTCAAGCCTACGCCCAGCAGGTCAGCTCCTTTTGTTTTTATGCCTCATGGATCGTTGGCATCCTGTTCTCGCTTGTCTTCTTTGTCGAGATGTCGACCATTCTGTCAGCCATCGGCGTCAGCGAGGATACGATTGGACCGACACGGCAATATCTGTTGTATATCGCGCCCAGTGCGCCCTTTGTGATCATCTCGATTGCCTTTGGCAACATCGTTCGGGCCGAAGGCAAGGCCAAGCAGGCCATGATCGGCATGATGCTGGGCACCGCCCTCAACATCCTGCTCGATCCGATCTTTATCATCGGACTGGACATGGGCGTTGCCGGTGCTGCCGTTGCAACGCTGATCGGCAACATCGTCTCGGCGGGATACTTCCTCTCCATGTTTTCGCGTGGCCGCTTCAGGCTGTCCATTGCCTTCAAGGATTTCCGCATCAAGGGCGTTCTCTGGCCGGTTGTTGCCATCGGTGTGCCGGCGGCGCTCAACAATGTCATGATGAGCACGTCGGTCATCATTCTGAACAATGTGCTCACCGCATATGGCGATGTGGCCATCGCCGCCATGGGCATTGCATCCAAGGTGATGATGATCGCGGTCCTGTTGCAGATCGGTCTTGGTGCCGGCATCCAGCCGCTTCTGGGCTATAGCTTCGGGGCGGGCAATGCCCAGCGCTTTCGTTCGATCCTCAATGTTTCGATGGTCTATGCACTGGTGATGGGCAGCGTCCTGACACTGGTGACCTTTCTCAGCTCGGACCTTATCATCAGCGCCTTCATCGAAGACAAGAGCGTCGTCGATCAGGGCGTCCGCTTCGTGCATATCCTGCTCTTCTCCGGTCCCATTGTCGGTGTGATGTTTGTCTTCATCAACACGTTGCAGGCCATGGGAGCGGCACGGGAATCGCTGGTTCTTTCAATCAGCCGTCAGGGCTTTGTTTTCATCCCTATGCTGTTTGTGATGAATGCATGGTTTGGTCTGGATGGCGTGGTCTTTGCCCAGCCGACCGCCGATCTGGTATCGGTAATCATGGCGGTGTTTCTTGTCTATCCCTATCTCAAGAAATACCTGCCCCATGACAAGGAGACGGCCTCGCTGGAGCTGGGCGAGCAGCCAGCGCAGTGA
- a CDS encoding MarR family winged helix-turn-helix transcriptional regulator, giving the protein MPNERGEHEEKTIGFLLKQLNDGTKQMVDAKLQPFGLTMTQAQFLYFLRTRMGKTTTPKHFEEHFGIAHPTVVGVLKRLEQKELIAAMPDPEDGRRKIITLAPAEQQIHRQVQATRQTIEACLIDKMTPQEVADLKIMLERLLANIQD; this is encoded by the coding sequence ATGCCCAATGAACGTGGTGAGCACGAAGAAAAAACAATCGGCTTCCTCCTCAAACAACTCAACGATGGCACGAAACAGATGGTGGATGCGAAATTGCAGCCTTTCGGGCTGACGATGACGCAAGCCCAGTTTCTGTATTTCCTGCGCACCCGCATGGGCAAGACAACGACGCCCAAGCATTTTGAGGAACACTTCGGGATTGCCCACCCGACCGTGGTTGGTGTCTTGAAACGTCTGGAGCAAAAGGAATTGATCGCGGCGATGCCCGACCCGGAAGACGGGCGACGCAAGATCATCACCCTCGCTCCCGCCGAGCAGCAGATACATCGTCAGGTGCAGGCCACCAGGCAAACCATAGAAGCCTGCCTGATCGACAAAATGACCCCCCAAGAGGTCGCGGATCTGAAGATCATGCTCGAGCGGTTGCTCGCCAATATACAGGATTAG
- a CDS encoding DUF930 domain-containing protein gives MPLSRLTLSLLALSLVSLVALSQSVDARGLHKRELAALKDMEPSEQLIQRCELETLAKLNADRVVAYTFEPMHYKGNHLDAPGAAYRKAGVWYRLSYSCTTSADRMEIVEFDFSKGDKIPRNDWGKYNLFP, from the coding sequence ATGCCCCTTTCCCGCCTGACACTGTCTCTTCTGGCCCTCTCACTCGTGTCCCTTGTGGCATTGAGCCAGTCAGTCGATGCTCGGGGGCTGCACAAGCGCGAGCTCGCCGCGCTTAAGGATATGGAGCCGTCCGAACAGCTCATCCAGCGCTGCGAGCTGGAAACGCTGGCCAAGCTCAACGCAGACCGCGTGGTTGCCTACACCTTCGAGCCGATGCACTATAAAGGCAATCATCTCGATGCGCCCGGGGCGGCTTATCGCAAGGCTGGTGTCTGGTATCGCCTGAGCTACAGCTGCACCACCAGCGCAGACCGCATGGAGATCGTCGAGTTCGATTTTAGCAAGGGCGACAAGATCCCAAGGAATGACTGGGGTAAGTACAATCTTTTCCCCTAA
- a CDS encoding HAD family hydrolase yields the protein MTSSTRCAIIYDFDGTLAKGNLQETSFIPEVGLTKEEFWSEVKSRTKANDADEILVYMQLMLELSASNNKPLTKSMLSNHGQAAQLFPGLSDKTWFKRINQHAKKLNLSLEHYIISSGIDEMIDGCSIRDCFTKIFASKFIYESEKAVWPGAGINYTTKTQYLFRINKGINNHWDNTTINSYIPEPERPIPFEHMVFLGDGDTDIPTMKMLTYKGGNSIAVYDESKNSRDLDKIHTLISDGRVNFIAPANYKEHSSLDIIVKGIIGRIARQQGYRP from the coding sequence ATGACAAGTTCAACTCGCTGCGCGATTATTTATGATTTCGATGGAACTTTGGCAAAGGGAAACCTGCAAGAAACCAGTTTCATTCCGGAAGTTGGTCTAACGAAAGAAGAGTTTTGGTCAGAAGTTAAATCTCGCACAAAAGCTAACGATGCAGATGAAATATTGGTCTATATGCAATTGATGCTCGAACTGTCGGCATCTAATAACAAACCTCTCACAAAGTCGATGCTAAGTAATCATGGACAGGCTGCCCAGCTTTTCCCAGGTCTCAGCGACAAAACTTGGTTCAAGAGAATTAATCAGCATGCGAAGAAACTAAACCTATCTTTAGAGCACTATATTATTTCGTCTGGAATCGACGAAATGATTGACGGCTGCTCAATAAGAGATTGCTTTACTAAAATATTCGCCTCTAAGTTTATTTATGAATCAGAGAAAGCTGTTTGGCCCGGAGCAGGAATTAATTACACAACGAAAACACAATATTTATTTCGCATCAACAAAGGCATCAATAATCACTGGGACAATACTACCATAAATAGCTACATTCCTGAACCAGAAAGACCTATTCCTTTTGAGCATATGGTCTTTCTGGGTGATGGAGATACAGACATTCCTACTATGAAAATGTTGACCTATAAGGGAGGTAACTCAATAGCTGTTTATGATGAGAGCAAGAATTCAAGAGATCTAGACAAAATCCATACATTGATTTCTGACGGGAGAGTAAATTTTATTGCTCCCGCAAACTATAAAGAGCATTCTTCTCTAGACATAATTGTAAAAGGCATCATCGGCAGGATAGCTCGGCAACAGGGTTATCGTCCATAA